From the Xyrauchen texanus isolate HMW12.3.18 chromosome 37, RBS_HiC_50CHRs, whole genome shotgun sequence genome, one window contains:
- the LOC127630735 gene encoding C-type natriuretic peptide 3-like: MITNIFCVSSLLLLNLVGAKPISSLQNLKQLLDEELMTAFVESEESAVGQKDAKAGKNELGEPAEHLWESDARNSALAGKDSAFERLLGDILSTPKRSWSRFKKGGLRSCFGVRLERIGSFSGLGC, encoded by the exons ATGATCACCAACATTTTCTGCGTGTCTTCACTTCTACTTTTAAACTTGGTCGGGGCCAAACCAATTTCCAGTTTACAG AATCTTAAGCAGTTGTTAGATGAAGAACTGATGACAGCGTTTGTGGAATCAGAAGAGTCGGCGGTGGGGCAAAAAGATGCAAAAGCCGGGAAGAACGAGTTGGGCGAACCAGCGGAGCATCTCTGGGAGTCAGACGCTCGAAACTCAGCGCTGGCGGGAAAAGATAGCGCGTTTGAGCGTCTCCTAGGAGACATACTATCTACACCCAAGCGCTCGTGGAGTCGGTTCAAGAAAGGCGGGCTGCGAAGCTGCTTTGGGGTCAGACTCGAGAGAATCGGGTCTTTTAGCGGGCTCGGGTGTTAA